In the Hevea brasiliensis isolate MT/VB/25A 57/8 chromosome 8, ASM3005281v1, whole genome shotgun sequence genome, accatgaacttcccaaaccatgcgcaccatgttggagttcattaaGCATGCCGCcatacatccattgcaaccagcaatggataaatcatctcatgatcaaaacacacaattaaatcatataattaacaatctaaatggcaaatatagtgactctgataccaattgaaggagcagaagcatgaaaaacacaagtttatatcattgaattcaaaaattttcacctagggtcacatgcatcatgcaatatttatttttatctatttgatttcaatgataaacaacatattaaaactcttttaatatgtttttggatctatatttgtcatttaagattttagaattaatcagattaattttagaatcctagattagatcaagaacaagtgcactaacctcttgatgcactgcagtgagtttggcacctttgggatgcgtctttaggacaccagatgttgtccttgtAGCTTATCCACACAaagatcacctatgacagcccttgaacagcttctaaagctttttctatgaattaaaaaatcaagttttgccttctgAGTGATTAcaaatgtaaataggacactagaaacgatttctagtatttttaattcaagagattgttgggaaatctctttgaattgatgagagatgaagaagatgaaagggagaggtgctttggggcagcaccaatgaaacaaatagcagctaggtatttttcttttcatcctttcccttaaatagctaggtcaccacttaaaacccttgccacatgttaccttctgattggctccaggtttaattgacccaatcacattgtgccaagtgtcaaacctatatttaatcttaattttaatcatcttacatgattaaaagacatttggcaagattatgtgtagtgccatatgtcaccatctcatggtgccacatgtcaccttgtgaaatgaccaaaatgcccatgtgtcttaattttgagttctcaacccaaaataattatttctcttcttctaatcaatttatatcaaatataaattaattaattaacatttattaattaatttctcattaattaaattcatatttaaacagtttaaatataaatttaacttatactatacatccaataacctagatttggtttcaagtcatgctagggactttgcaatctaattgcaaagtaaacctatttaattaatcaattaaactcattaattaattaattaaatcatatttaatttggtgattacttgtgtatgtgtgtgacttactaggctcatcactaattagcaatgagacatgatatcaactcttaatatcattaaaactctttcttaccataaatgatttctctaaatatcctcgattgtgaacctatttatgatattttgtactagaaatactgtcactcatattcttaacaacttaagaatagaatttctaacaaaatatcaatggaccttttctattatacataaatatattatgtaaacgaaaaagtgaaaaatgtcttttattaataaaagatgtacaagatacatactaaatgatatgctctagggcatactactaacatcgtgTACTTGGACCCGTGTAACCAGCTGCTTCCCATGTAATCTTCTATGACATCGTGAGATGCAAACCTTTAGAACTCTAGTTAGTTACACAGCcctaggccgtgtagtgatacacgggctgtATATCAATCGACAGCTAGCTTCCTGACTTCGCTCCAGCTTCAGTTTTTGACAGAAAAAAGAGACTCCTAACGCTCTTGGGGGACTCTAAAAGAAGAAAACTTAACCCTAGGCCAACTATTATAAATAGGGCTTCAAAAGAGaaaaaaaggagagaaaaaaagagagaaatcCTAGAGCCGTAGAATCACTTTCTCACAGCCATCTAGAGGAGGAGGACATAAGTATCAAGGAGGAGCCttcagccgaagttccacaagatcaaagctgcagatCCTCTTTGGTTCTTTCCTTCTATTTCTTTTAGAGGATTTTTATTGACCCttactttatttttatcattttgctgaactcaccatgggtgagtaatcttcatattctggaattaggagagtaatgcttgtaatcattattatggataaatattaagttttgtttattggatttgagatttgttccttgatttaatttcttgtgatcttaatgcatactatgtattggtacccacttagtattgattatagatattaattaaatgactaaaaggtgaagattaatattagaaaattaagattttgaacctaggaaatctgacctaaagACAggatgatgacctttgtggagtttcgaaattagtcaaagatcttaaagggttttagttGATTTAATCgccacaaaagtagggtttaggttaattaaaatacaccttaggtgccttgagagaggacttaagatatcttaggattaatgtAAATGATTCTTAATCCAGTAAATAGACAAGATTATATCCATAGTAatgttaaagtgtgaaatcttaattccagggttatttcaaaatagactattccattttaagtttattatatttcttttattctagCGTTTAAAATGGACAAGTTTCATTCCCTCATTTTATTCGACAGCCTAGATAGCCAAAATCACTGTGTAGCTAGgtatttactaattaaattcctcatgggacgatactctactcactactttattacttgttcacgatccgtgcacttgtggggttgtaaaaccaccaaacaagtttttggcgccgttgcaagggagttttaattttagtaatattagttgataagtaatttagctgatttaggcattttcatttattgtttaattttgtttaaattgTTTTATTCTCTTATTCTTTCTCAGGTGATTGGTTTGGTACATGACCAAAACGAGACCAGAGGAAGAAGTCTTTAATTTGGATCTAGAGATAGACACAACCCTAAGAACTATCAGGAGGGAGAGGAAACGTGAAGAACAAGATCGAAGAAATCCAAAAATTCCAAATATGGGcaacaataacaacaacaggCTGAGACTCTTGAAGGATTACAGAGCTCCCTTTATACAAGGATTCCAACCTAGTGTTATAAGACCCACAGTGGATGCCAACAATTTCGAATTAAAACCGGTATGGCTCCAAATGATCCAACTGACCCAGTTTGGGGGTTCACCAATAGAAGATCCGCAAtaccacctccagtgctttcttgccctttgtgacacattcaagatgaatggagtctctgatcaagccataagactcagagcatttccattttcccttcaagatagagcaaggaagtagttactttctcaaccaactagaacattcaccacttaagaagacctctcacaagcttttctagtaaggtacttcccacctgcaaagactataaagttgagagttgaactcaacacctttaggcaAAGGGAAGGTGAATCACTTTATGATtcatgggagagatataaggacCTATAGAGAGAAtgcccacaccatggcatagaagattggctcctgattcagaacttctataatgggctactgccctctacaaggagcacagtagatTCAATAGTAGAAGGTGActtaatggagaaaatagtggatcaagcacttgaacttttgGAGAGAATCGCATATCACAACTACGAGTAGTCAAATGAAAGGGGGAATACAAGGAAAACAGCAAGGATCctagaagtggatgccctaagcatgataaatactCAATTTGATAAGCTCACAAAGAGGCTTGATAAAATACAAGCCAATGCTATAGGGATGAGTAGTCATCACGATGACAACtgtggaggaggatacatgggtTCAGAGTATAACAGCTTCAATGAACTCCCCACAGAACAAATGAATTATGTGATCAACGGAGGGAACTTCAACCAGAGACAGTCCAACAATCTATATTCAAATACATACGACcctagatggaggaaccacccaaatttctcatggtcaaatTCACAGAATCAGCCAATGAACAAATAGCAGGGATACAAACCACTAGCACCCCTGGGATTTCAGAATAGGGGACAAAACCctacacagccaccaccaccccctCAGAGCCAATAGCCTAAATCAAGGTcgactatggaatccatgatggaaagctTCCTAGCAGCCCAGCAATAGCAAAATGAAATTATCAAATAGCtagcttccagaatggaccaacttgccacccataacaagatgcttgaaaatcaaattgctcagcaagctAGCTCTTCAAGCAAAACTGCTGGTAAGCTgcctagtcaaccagagatgaacccaagAGATCACTGTAAGGCAATTACATTGAGAAGTAGAAGAATTTTGAAATTGTCAGAGGCAGAACAAACTGAGAGAGCCTCTGATAAATCTGAAAACCAAACAgaggagaaaaaggaagaagctaAAAAGAAtcaagaagaggaagcaaggaagaaaaagaagctatcagaactatatcagcCTCTTCTATCCTTTCCTCAGAGAttccagaaagccaaattggacaagtagTTTAGAAAGTTTCTAGAAGTTTTGCAGAAACTCTATATAAACATTCATTTTACGGAAGCACTCTCTCAAATGCCATCTTATGCCAAGTTCCTCAAAGAcattttatcaaagaaaagaaggCTAGAGGACTATGAGACTGTTGCTCTTACAGAGGAATGCGGTTCCATATTACAGAATAAGCTGCCACCAAAACTCAAGGATCCGGGAAGCTTTTCCATACTTCATCCTATCAGTAACATGAATATAGACAAAGCCCTCTGTGATCTAGGTGCAAGTGTGAGTCTGATGCCTTTATCAATATGCAGGAAGCTTGATGTGGGGGAACTTAAGCCTACAATAATTTCATTACAACTGGCTGATCAATCTGTGAAATACCCTATGGGAATTCTAGAAAACATCCCTATCAAGGTGGGAAAATTCTTTATCCCAGTTGATTTTGTTGTACTGGAAATGGAGGAGGACGTCCAAATCCCTATAATCCTGGGAAGACCTTTTTTAGCAACTGTTGGAGCTGTCATAAACATTAAGAATGGACagttaactctcaaggtaggagatgaagaagtggagttcaacctgTTCAGTGCAATGAAACACAAACTTGAACctaatgaatgcttcaaggtttatATAATTGACAAataagttgaagaggaatttatTAAAGCACACCCTGAAGATCTTCTAGGAGCATCCATCGTGCACAGCCACACAGCAGAGAAGGAGAACACAGAAATTGCAGCTTATGCGTAATCCTTAATAGCTAATCCACCCCTACTATTGGCTCAAGTCTTTGCTATAGAAGAGTTAAAGTAGGAACAACCCAAAGGCAAGCTTTAGGAAAACACCAAATAGGTAGAACTGAAACCTCTTTCCTCTATGCTAAGGTACGCATTCCTAGACTCAAATTTTGAATATCCTGTTATTATCAATGCCAGTCTATCGGAAATTGAAGAggaaatatgtaacaccctccctgtagcaattctatacattctattatttcggtgaccggtgtcggtccggacagctagaacgtctggaaaaatatttaaactaaagtgaggaaccataattaattcaaatattaataagaacaatttagaaaaaattttagaaataaaatacaaccaagttaaatgagccagtgccctagcaatgggcaacttagtgggaagttgtggtcctcgcaactaggagccctagacccaagagaaaattcacaaaataatttttgggactccagagaagagtcattgaggttcctatggcattagaatgccaagaaaatgcttagaaaaatttttcaattggtacagacaattttagtctgttaagccaaacggagggcattttggtcattttgccttcagatgtgatttttggcctacttgtccagttaagtaaataattatcatgacacaaaatgtgaataaatattactaaaaattaaattgaaattaagtagacaagaaaagaaaagaaaataaaagaaattgaaattatgacatcattatgatgtcattaaaatcctcccacccaatcaaactttgacacatggcactaacttatttaaaatgacttaatggggagaaaaaagaaaaaaaaaatttgttgctTCTTCTCCTTCCTTCAACCAACCGTTtcctctcctccatacccaacctccattaaaggtTATTAAAGCTTTAAAcgtcaccaaatctcacttgaaatccTTACCTaggttcataaaaaattaaactagCAATGtaaacatcctctaggcagccaaaagagaaagaaaaaagagagtttagttagcttgaaattctactccaacaaggttagtgtccaattatTGTTCCTTTTGcattaattcatgttcaatggcatgaattgtgtaagaaatataagaaaataaaacaaacaagtgtgtgtgtgttccttacaaattttggcagctagggttagctagggtttgatgattttcttggtagaaaaatggttatgagcaacctttggtagtggatgagggattgaacataattaagtaaatgaaatgcaagaattgtgcatgtatgaaatgaaaaaattggaaacttgaacaattctagggttttgctcatgtgatggtttattaaccttgtaatgttcaattagtgaccatttgaatgtgtgtgaggaggaaaggAAGTGAGTTGTGAattggtatttgagtttgggtgagctgccttggctaacctgtaggattgagtatgagtccagcaagtttgggtagttataaatggagttgtagaagttcaatt is a window encoding:
- the LOC131182121 gene encoding uncharacterized protein LOC131182121 — encoded protein: MPSYAKFLKDILSKKRRLEDYETVALTEECGSILQNKLPPKLKDPGSFSILHPISNMNIDKALCDLGASVSLMPLSICRKLDVGELKPTIISLQLADQSVKYPMGILENIPIKVGKFFIPVDFVVLEMEEDVQIPIILGRPFLATVGAVINIKNGQLTLKVGDEEVEFNLFSAMKHKLEPNECFKVYIIDK